The following coding sequences are from one Leptospira mayottensis 200901116 window:
- a CDS encoding tetratricopeptide repeat protein yields the protein MNTQNTVSHKNFFVPVLVLITATSYSCKKDSEKFKSLQRDADTAYVKQDLNGALSLYSQALEMDSDSIRTIIMLGKIHYYKKNFEKAEEMFQDAVNRDKCNANAAYWLSKIESLHSDNRAEAKERLESIINHIPSRWEVEYTLGAILESEGKIQEALALYNQTKAESAKLSLLYLRLGKIYHKAQRKEMASRYFERARLISEEDPSLIKMIESEIDKEQ from the coding sequence TCACATAAGAATTTTTTCGTTCCCGTCCTGGTATTGATTACCGCTACGAGTTATTCCTGCAAAAAAGATTCGGAAAAATTCAAGTCGTTACAAAGGGACGCGGATACCGCCTACGTAAAACAGGATTTAAACGGCGCGCTTTCGCTTTATTCGCAAGCGTTGGAAATGGATTCGGACTCGATTAGAACGATAATTATGTTGGGAAAAATTCATTATTATAAGAAAAATTTTGAAAAGGCAGAAGAGATGTTTCAAGACGCAGTAAACAGGGATAAATGTAACGCTAACGCCGCATACTGGCTTTCTAAAATCGAAAGTTTACACAGCGATAATAGGGCGGAAGCGAAAGAACGTCTTGAATCCATCATCAATCACATTCCCAGCAGGTGGGAAGTTGAATACACACTCGGTGCGATATTAGAATCGGAAGGGAAAATTCAGGAAGCCCTTGCCTTATACAATCAAACGAAAGCGGAATCTGCAAAACTCTCCCTTCTATATCTGCGATTGGGAAAAATATATCATAAAGCTCAAAGAAAGGAAATGGCGAGCCGTTATTTTGAAAGAGCCAGACTCATCTCCGAAGAAGATCCAAGCTTGATCAAAATGATCGAGTCTGAAATAGATAAGGAACAATAA
- a CDS encoding efflux RND transporter periplasmic adaptor subunit: protein MPDSKLQTIRNILKSKIVKSALLILCIFVFYKIFIYYDPKTSIRDKKKEGKFEFILNLFKKKNKDYITDMDSVIVKATSVYPEKINPAIHALGSVDFLDKVDIVSKTAGNIVEIKAKEGEKVKKGDVLLHIDTLQLELERKKNQSALQSAFSSLSLSEEKYAKARENIEIRMLDIEKRKTQTKEAKAELTKMKMTFAGKETLYKEGGISKEEMEHAQTALITAEAKYRMSIKDWEMGMVGFRNEDIISKNIKVPDDPKEKLKLFVDINTRIDKAEVDVARSQVESAKAALTSTEELIRAATIRSPIDGVVAYVNKHVGEYVNPGAVNSPDQAILVLVNIHKVFAKLNIRESDMISVRKNMDLEFTADVYPDRKFNGKVGIINPIVDPKTHTMEVKALIRNEDRSLTPGMFVRGSIFTGETKMSLLVPSEALFAKDNDVAWIYVLNDGIALRAKVRTGSQYEDKVEILEGLNPGSIVAVEKLTQLKDGMKVRPEIENGLK from the coding sequence ATGCCCGATTCCAAATTACAAACCATTAGAAACATCTTAAAATCTAAAATCGTCAAATCCGCCTTATTGATCCTTTGTATATTTGTATTTTATAAAATTTTTATATACTATGACCCTAAAACATCCATAAGAGACAAAAAAAAGGAAGGGAAATTCGAGTTCATCTTGAATCTTTTCAAAAAAAAGAACAAAGATTACATTACGGATATGGATTCGGTAATCGTAAAAGCAACGAGTGTTTACCCGGAAAAAATAAATCCTGCGATTCATGCTCTGGGATCCGTCGACTTTTTGGATAAGGTGGATATCGTTTCCAAAACCGCCGGAAACATTGTGGAAATCAAAGCCAAAGAAGGGGAAAAAGTTAAAAAAGGAGACGTACTGCTTCATATAGACACTCTTCAGTTAGAGTTAGAAAGAAAAAAAAACCAATCGGCATTACAAAGCGCCTTCTCTTCTTTGAGCCTTAGCGAGGAAAAATATGCAAAAGCCAGAGAGAATATCGAAATCAGAATGTTGGATATCGAAAAAAGAAAAACACAAACCAAAGAAGCCAAAGCCGAATTGACCAAAATGAAAATGACGTTTGCCGGTAAGGAAACCCTCTATAAAGAAGGGGGAATTAGTAAGGAAGAGATGGAACATGCCCAAACGGCGCTAATAACTGCGGAAGCCAAATATCGGATGAGTATTAAAGATTGGGAAATGGGAATGGTCGGTTTCAGAAACGAGGATATCATTTCAAAAAATATAAAAGTTCCCGATGATCCCAAGGAAAAATTAAAACTGTTCGTAGATATCAATACTCGTATCGACAAAGCGGAAGTAGATGTTGCAAGATCCCAAGTGGAATCGGCTAAGGCGGCTCTGACATCTACGGAGGAATTGATTCGTGCCGCTACGATTCGCTCTCCGATAGACGGTGTAGTCGCTTATGTCAATAAACACGTCGGAGAATACGTGAATCCGGGAGCAGTAAATAGTCCGGACCAGGCAATTTTGGTTCTCGTAAATATCCACAAGGTATTCGCAAAATTGAATATTAGAGAATCAGATATGATTTCAGTCCGTAAAAATATGGATCTGGAATTTACGGCGGACGTGTACCCCGATAGGAAATTCAACGGAAAAGTGGGAATCATCAATCCAATCGTAGATCCAAAAACCCACACTATGGAAGTAAAGGCATTAATCAGAAACGAAGATCGATCTTTAACTCCCGGAATGTTTGTAAGAGGTTCCATTTTTACAGGAGAAACAAAAATGTCTCTCCTTGTTCCTTCGGAGGCACTGTTCGCCAAAGATAACGATGTCGCCTGGATTTATGTGCTTAACGACGGGATTGCCTTAAGAGCTAAAGTGAGAACCGGAAGCCAGTACGAAGACAAGGTCGAAATATTGGAAGGTTTAAATCCCGGAAGTATCGTCGCCGTGGAAAAACTCACCCAACTTAAAGACGGAATGAAGGTTCGTCCCGAAATAGAAAACGGCCTTAAATAA
- a CDS encoding efflux RND transporter permease subunit: MKYLQKIAIDRPVTTAMFYLLLILLGLISLKDLEVNLLPDMEFPRLTVITNFQNAAPEEVENLITKPLTEAVGTVKGIEKISSESMEGVSFVTLQFGWGTKIDYSAMEVREKIDLIRGILPEDAGKPIVAKFDPSQSPIQEIVFFPVDKSRTHELRGFIKREIKSYLDRVDGVALAQISGGFKKEILIEVDPSSMYAHQISIRDIQGSVESSNINYPAGHIEEGSRDVLIRTIGEYQDFREIEKTNVSKNDKNIPVRLGNIAQISEGYKERKGLARYNGEECVTVSIYKESGKNTVTVSESVRSELERLKEQYKNVIKADIVYEEARFVKQSVDNITGELISGGILAFLSLIFILRNMESPLILLTVLPISVITTFLLMYLKDLTLNVMTLGGLSLGIGMLFDSGNVVLAAIERHVRNGLSVKEASLTGANEVAGSITSAVLTTVIIFLPIVFLKGIIGVVFGEMALTITFSLLVSLAVSLTLIPMLSALRGNKVWSRKFDQWSFFKKVAIWENEIDARFVKGLTNWIGKPKRFFIGIAICFAGVLILISFVDKEFIPKVDTGEFKIEILNVKGSSLSSTSKLVEELETKLLEEKEVKHVISNVGYDEEQILSRSGGEVGTHQAQIRIVLSTERSEKTKDFIRRFREKVRYGSTIGIHFYPEEDMLSKILSPDSKAITLEVEGNDLATLAFIGENIKSEITKIQGITDSKSSLESENREFQIRFDEDKMSVYGLSHQYLAGILKTALKGTIATRLRINDEEFDVRLRYRQSDRKHKEDISRILIRTPSGDAISLNQAAEIREGKGYASILRIGQSRVNRITANVENVKQSIVLSEIEDYIEKLKLPVGYKVHFGGEKENIDASMRELLFAFILAVVLIYMLLAGQFESLLIPLVMLCTIPLILIGIIPALLITGNSFNISSFTGIILLVGIVVDNAALFYEYVEILEHDQVSLKEAIIGSGQIVLRPIIMNNGTTLLGLLPVALELGEGTEFQSPMAVTVISGLAASVVLSLFLIPIAFYYILKWQRTRKKTI; this comes from the coding sequence GTGAAATATCTTCAAAAGATAGCAATCGACAGGCCAGTAACGACGGCTATGTTTTATCTGCTTCTGATTCTGCTCGGTCTAATTTCCCTAAAGGATCTGGAGGTAAATCTACTTCCAGACATGGAATTTCCTCGCCTAACAGTAATTACAAATTTTCAAAACGCGGCACCTGAAGAAGTAGAAAATCTGATTACAAAACCTTTAACCGAAGCCGTAGGTACCGTGAAAGGGATCGAAAAAATTTCGTCCGAATCAATGGAGGGCGTTTCTTTCGTCACTCTACAATTCGGTTGGGGAACCAAAATCGATTACTCCGCGATGGAAGTGCGAGAAAAAATAGATCTGATTCGAGGAATTCTTCCCGAAGACGCAGGTAAACCGATCGTCGCAAAATTCGATCCGAGCCAATCACCAATTCAAGAAATCGTTTTTTTTCCGGTGGATAAATCCAGGACGCACGAACTCAGAGGTTTTATCAAAAGGGAAATTAAAAGTTATTTGGATCGTGTGGACGGTGTCGCGCTCGCGCAAATTTCCGGAGGATTTAAAAAAGAAATCCTGATCGAAGTGGATCCGTCTTCTATGTATGCGCATCAAATATCGATCAGAGATATCCAGGGCTCTGTCGAAAGCTCGAACATAAATTATCCTGCGGGTCATATAGAAGAAGGTTCCAGAGACGTATTAATCCGAACCATCGGAGAATACCAAGATTTTCGCGAAATCGAAAAAACCAACGTATCCAAAAACGACAAAAACATTCCAGTTCGGCTGGGAAATATCGCTCAGATTAGCGAAGGGTATAAAGAGAGAAAGGGCCTTGCAAGATACAACGGCGAGGAATGTGTAACCGTATCCATCTATAAGGAATCCGGAAAAAATACGGTAACAGTTTCAGAATCCGTTCGATCGGAATTAGAACGTCTTAAAGAACAATATAAAAACGTAATTAAAGCGGACATTGTATACGAAGAAGCCAGATTCGTAAAACAATCCGTAGACAATATCACCGGCGAATTAATCTCGGGTGGGATATTGGCGTTTCTTTCTCTTATATTCATACTTCGTAATATGGAAAGTCCGCTGATTCTTTTGACCGTACTTCCCATATCAGTAATAACTACGTTTTTACTGATGTATCTAAAAGACCTCACGCTGAACGTTATGACATTAGGCGGTCTTTCGTTGGGAATCGGAATGTTGTTCGACTCTGGTAACGTTGTTTTAGCCGCAATCGAAAGACACGTTAGAAACGGACTTTCCGTTAAGGAAGCCTCCTTAACCGGAGCCAACGAAGTCGCCGGATCGATCACTTCCGCAGTTTTAACCACAGTTATCATTTTTTTACCGATCGTTTTTTTAAAAGGAATCATCGGAGTCGTATTCGGCGAAATGGCTTTGACGATCACCTTTTCGTTACTAGTGAGTCTGGCCGTTTCTCTGACGTTAATACCTATGTTATCCGCACTTCGCGGAAATAAGGTTTGGTCTCGGAAATTCGATCAGTGGTCTTTTTTCAAAAAAGTCGCAATTTGGGAAAACGAAATAGACGCTCGATTTGTGAAAGGACTAACGAACTGGATCGGAAAACCGAAACGCTTTTTTATCGGAATCGCAATCTGCTTTGCGGGGGTTCTGATTTTGATTTCGTTCGTGGATAAGGAGTTCATTCCTAAAGTAGATACGGGAGAATTTAAGATCGAAATTCTCAACGTAAAGGGTTCCTCGCTTTCCTCAACGTCCAAGCTTGTCGAAGAATTGGAGACGAAATTACTCGAAGAGAAAGAAGTAAAGCACGTCATTTCGAACGTCGGTTACGACGAAGAACAGATTTTATCTCGTTCGGGAGGAGAAGTCGGAACTCACCAAGCTCAGATACGCATTGTTCTTTCTACGGAAAGATCCGAAAAAACAAAGGATTTTATTCGTAGGTTTAGGGAAAAAGTCCGATATGGATCGACTATAGGAATTCACTTTTATCCCGAAGAGGATATGCTTTCCAAAATACTTTCTCCCGACTCCAAGGCGATCACTTTAGAGGTGGAAGGAAACGATCTCGCCACTTTAGCTTTTATCGGAGAGAATATCAAAAGCGAAATCACTAAAATTCAAGGTATTACCGATTCCAAAAGTAGCCTAGAATCCGAAAATCGGGAATTCCAAATCCGATTTGACGAGGATAAAATGTCCGTTTACGGATTGTCACATCAATATCTCGCCGGAATTTTAAAAACCGCCCTTAAAGGTACAATTGCAACGCGTTTGAGAATCAACGATGAGGAATTCGACGTTAGACTCCGTTATAGACAATCCGATCGAAAACACAAAGAAGATATTTCTAGAATTCTAATCCGCACTCCTTCTGGAGACGCTATATCTCTGAATCAAGCAGCCGAAATTCGGGAAGGAAAAGGATACGCATCTATCCTCAGAATCGGTCAAAGTAGGGTCAATCGTATTACGGCTAACGTAGAAAACGTAAAACAATCAATCGTTCTTTCGGAAATAGAGGACTATATAGAAAAATTAAAATTACCCGTCGGATACAAAGTCCATTTCGGAGGGGAAAAAGAAAATATAGACGCATCCATGCGTGAACTTCTGTTCGCATTTATCTTGGCAGTTGTTCTGATTTATATGTTGCTCGCGGGTCAATTCGAATCGCTTTTAATTCCTTTAGTCATGTTGTGTACGATACCTCTGATCCTGATCGGAATTATACCTGCGTTATTGATAACGGGTAACAGCTTCAATATCAGTTCGTTTACCGGAATCATTCTTCTAGTGGGAATTGTGGTAGATAACGCCGCCTTGTTTTACGAATACGTGGAGATCCTAGAACACGATCAGGTATCTCTCAAAGAAGCAATCATAGGAAGCGGACAAATTGTACTTCGTCCGATCATCATGAATAACGGAACTACACTTTTAGGCCTACTTCCGGTTGCGCTCGAATTAGGGGAAGGAACCGAATTTCAGTCCCCGATGGCCGTGACGGTGATCAGCGGCTTAGCCGCTTCGGTCGTGTTGTCGCTCTTTCTAATCCCAATCGCTTTTTATTATATTCTAAAATGGCAAAGAACAAGAAAAAAAACGATCTGA
- a CDS encoding efflux RND transporter permease subunit produces the protein MAKNKKKNDLKEYTTVPEFGRKPSTLTLWVENHKTGTTMIFLSLILLGIIAFRFIPISLFPEAPYPGLTVETEYFGVGPEKIEEIITKPIEESVSTLGGIEHLFSVSEEGKSKVHIQFDQNADLEIKSLEIRDKVEQVSYKFPRETQKPVVLQYDPTQKPSFIIVPKSTSLNIMEIREISDREIKKIIEGIPGVSEVVVAGGKPREILVSCDAQKMLGYGVDMNLLLSVLQEANYNENPGEVTEGSVQIPVYVKGRMRSLKEIESLSLRRDNSGRFVRVKDVAKVNFSYREEHSAARVNGENTVSIYVYRAGTANLLAVSDELRKELKKAESENLNFEILYDQAETVTNAIRNFFIASSIGFLIFVIAAFLIFQEFKSSCLSAFLLICQFFIGSILMYFLKIDYNLVTIVGLILSCGCCLSVFIANRLFSDRGKNNKSISITGEIFTTILLISGVFLPILFATKELKSIYGGLGFVLSGNFFISFLISIAILPSLKTESSFKSGNFSAPKILRILIAKENVLSFYVHRIKDNIIQKTLSFVDYSRNNPRIFLSFYILFILTGIYFYLISKHEFINKVEEKQLIGNVEFPSGTSFSRINNVTERIEKNLSELYNIKEVNSRVENGKSTIVVKFNESVSDVDEIGKELEEIVGDIKPAFIYFSGSNDEALLKEVTIDVIGDDLNTIDRITREASSTAQGLLPNVRHVLLRYKPPREEVRVVIDKEKSESLGISSQDIGRLIRYGIQGGVATKFIEEEREIDVRIRYDSNYRDQFSDLKEYKIDIEDGKSVPLLEIASLVRNTTPVRIYRKNKRRVLSFSLRIADMSLTEIIPKLEKLKQIELPKQYRIEFSDSLKKVLEHQKKMNFILGFAALILFMILASYLESLKGPFLLLSVLPLPLFFIIIFIHLIDVPFTIPVYIGMIIISAFAILEAFILRKELAPWKNKGEKFESGAIPYDLMEKIKTLLAKFFQLWFLIALFYLPSAFSFGTGSAMLKTVSITLILGLVGICFFTPIVFITLYLYPITIVNTVIRTYQHSMDWTNFKIKELRRKIR, from the coding sequence ATGGCAAAGAACAAGAAAAAAAACGATCTGAAGGAATATACGACCGTTCCGGAATTCGGCCGGAAACCGTCTACTCTTACTCTTTGGGTAGAGAATCATAAAACGGGAACCACAATGATTTTCCTAAGTTTGATATTATTGGGTATAATCGCATTTCGTTTTATTCCCATATCTCTTTTTCCGGAAGCGCCGTATCCCGGTTTAACCGTCGAAACAGAATATTTCGGAGTCGGTCCTGAAAAGATAGAAGAGATTATCACAAAACCGATCGAAGAATCCGTATCTACGTTAGGCGGTATTGAACATCTTTTTTCTGTCTCCGAAGAGGGAAAATCGAAAGTGCATATCCAATTTGATCAGAACGCGGATCTAGAAATTAAATCCCTGGAAATAAGAGACAAAGTAGAACAAGTTTCCTATAAATTTCCACGAGAAACGCAAAAGCCTGTCGTCCTTCAATACGATCCTACTCAAAAACCGTCATTTATAATCGTTCCAAAGAGTACATCTTTAAACATTATGGAAATACGTGAAATATCGGATCGTGAAATTAAAAAAATCATCGAAGGAATCCCCGGAGTCAGCGAGGTGGTAGTCGCCGGAGGAAAGCCGAGAGAAATTTTGGTTTCCTGCGATGCACAGAAAATGCTCGGATACGGCGTCGATATGAACCTGCTTTTATCCGTACTTCAGGAGGCAAATTATAACGAGAATCCCGGAGAAGTTACGGAAGGAAGCGTTCAAATTCCAGTTTACGTAAAAGGAAGAATGAGAAGTTTAAAAGAGATAGAATCCTTATCTCTTCGAAGAGACAATTCCGGCAGATTTGTACGTGTAAAAGATGTAGCAAAAGTAAATTTTTCCTATCGAGAGGAACATTCGGCCGCAAGAGTAAACGGAGAAAATACGGTCAGTATATACGTTTATCGAGCCGGAACCGCCAATCTACTTGCAGTTTCCGACGAACTCAGAAAAGAGCTCAAAAAAGCGGAAAGTGAGAACCTAAATTTTGAAATATTGTACGATCAAGCCGAAACGGTCACTAACGCAATTAGAAACTTTTTTATCGCTTCGTCCATAGGTTTCCTAATTTTCGTTATTGCAGCTTTTTTAATATTTCAAGAATTCAAATCCTCTTGTTTATCCGCATTTTTACTAATATGTCAATTTTTTATCGGTTCGATTTTAATGTATTTTCTAAAAATCGATTATAATCTCGTTACAATTGTCGGGTTGATTTTGAGTTGTGGATGTTGTCTAAGCGTTTTTATCGCAAATCGATTGTTTTCTGATCGCGGGAAAAACAACAAATCTATCTCGATCACGGGAGAAATATTTACTACAATTCTTTTAATATCGGGAGTGTTCCTACCTATACTATTTGCCACAAAAGAACTGAAAAGCATCTACGGCGGGCTCGGTTTCGTTTTATCGGGTAATTTTTTTATAAGTTTTTTAATTTCAATCGCGATATTACCGAGTCTTAAAACCGAATCGAGTTTTAAAAGTGGAAACTTCTCCGCTCCGAAAATCCTAAGAATATTAATCGCCAAAGAAAATGTATTATCTTTTTATGTTCATCGGATTAAAGACAATATTATACAAAAAACATTATCGTTCGTTGATTATTCGAGAAATAACCCTCGTATATTTTTGTCGTTTTATATTCTATTTATTTTAACCGGAATTTACTTTTATCTAATATCCAAACACGAATTTATCAACAAAGTCGAAGAAAAACAATTGATAGGAAACGTGGAATTTCCTTCCGGGACCAGCTTTTCAAGAATCAATAATGTAACCGAACGAATCGAGAAAAACCTTTCGGAATTATACAATATCAAAGAAGTCAACTCAAGAGTGGAAAATGGAAAATCCACGATTGTAGTGAAGTTTAACGAAAGCGTTTCCGACGTGGATGAAATTGGAAAGGAATTGGAAGAAATCGTCGGAGACATCAAACCTGCTTTTATATATTTTTCCGGAAGTAATGACGAAGCCTTATTGAAGGAGGTAACAATCGACGTGATCGGAGACGATCTGAACACGATCGATCGAATTACGAGAGAGGCTTCCTCAACCGCACAGGGTTTACTTCCGAACGTTAGACACGTTTTATTGAGATATAAACCTCCTAGGGAAGAGGTTCGAGTTGTGATAGACAAGGAAAAAAGCGAGTCTTTGGGAATTAGTTCCCAAGATATCGGAAGACTTATACGTTACGGAATCCAAGGAGGAGTCGCGACAAAGTTCATAGAAGAAGAGAGGGAAATAGATGTTCGTATTCGGTACGATTCGAATTACCGCGATCAGTTTTCGGATCTGAAAGAATACAAAATCGACATAGAAGACGGAAAGTCCGTGCCACTTTTGGAAATAGCCTCTTTAGTTCGAAACACCACACCTGTAAGAATTTATAGAAAAAATAAAAGAAGAGTTTTATCATTTAGTCTTCGGATTGCCGATATGAGTTTAACCGAAATTATTCCCAAACTCGAAAAATTAAAACAAATCGAACTCCCCAAACAATATCGGATCGAGTTCAGCGATAGTCTGAAAAAGGTTTTAGAACATCAGAAAAAAATGAATTTCATTCTGGGATTTGCCGCATTGATTTTGTTTATGATATTGGCGTCTTATTTGGAATCTTTGAAGGGACCGTTCTTATTGTTATCCGTACTCCCTTTACCGTTGTTCTTTATTATAATATTTATCCATTTAATCGACGTGCCCTTTACCATTCCAGTTTATATAGGAATGATTATCATAAGTGCATTCGCAATTTTGGAAGCGTTTATACTCAGAAAAGAATTGGCTCCTTGGAAAAATAAAGGAGAAAAATTCGAATCCGGAGCGATACCGTACGACTTAATGGAAAAAATAAAAACTTTGCTGGCAAAGTTTTTCCAACTTTGGTTTTTAATCGCTTTATTCTATTTACCTTCGGCTTTCAGCTTCGGAACCGGCTCGGCGATGCTTAAAACAGTATCCATCACATTAATCCTCGGATTAGTCGGAATTTGTTTTTTTACTCCGATCGTTTTTATCACATTGTATTTATATCCAATCACGATCGTAAATACGGTTATTCGCACTTATCAACACAGCATGGATTGGACAAATTTTAAAATCAAGGAACTTAGGAGAAAGATACGATGA
- a CDS encoding YIP1 family protein gives MTVWNYLKDVLFRPEYYFKTYQLQSDRSKSNHSIRNFLIILFGLAVILTSTRVLHESLFAPIKIKVAQEASAKAEENRKNYAQDQGFIFTLLSKVIYVLIWILIPTLLALIRLPILYFIGEHKVRFKQLFITTLATSLPLLFSSFIISAGYDLISLNYTMENVDSLKLFFSIGLLTLLLAWIWEGRLCYHAFTGQYDQNNGRAILIWITPSLLFMNAFSIKFLIQIWFG, from the coding sequence ATGACCGTATGGAATTATTTAAAGGACGTCTTATTTAGACCGGAATATTATTTCAAAACCTATCAGTTACAATCGGATCGATCTAAATCGAACCACTCAATTAGGAATTTCTTGATCATTTTGTTTGGTCTTGCGGTCATTCTAACGTCTACGAGAGTTTTACACGAATCGTTGTTTGCTCCGATAAAAATCAAGGTCGCCCAGGAAGCCTCCGCTAAGGCGGAAGAAAATCGAAAAAATTATGCACAGGATCAAGGATTCATTTTTACCTTGTTGTCTAAAGTAATCTATGTTTTGATCTGGATTTTAATTCCGACTCTACTCGCGTTAATTCGACTTCCTATTCTTTATTTCATCGGAGAGCACAAAGTCAGATTTAAACAGCTCTTTATTACAACTCTCGCAACTTCCCTCCCTCTTTTATTTTCGAGTTTTATCATCTCGGCCGGATACGATTTAATTTCACTCAATTATACAATGGAAAACGTAGACTCCTTGAAGTTGTTTTTTTCGATCGGCTTGTTGACTTTATTACTGGCTTGGATTTGGGAAGGACGGTTGTGTTACCACGCTTTTACGGGACAATATGATCAGAATAACGGAAGAGCTATTTTAATTTGGATCACACCCAGTTTATTATTTATGAACGCGTTTTCGATAAAATTTCTGATTCAAATTTGGTTCGGTTGA
- a CDS encoding Rpn family recombination-promoting nuclease/putative transposase, whose translation MTEVNNPHDRLIRETFQDKKEAATFFKNTLAPEVVKLLDLENLELTESSFISEELKQEQTDLLFQIPLKSGNKSNVYLLFEHKSYLENTIYIQLLGYLTEIYRNQQRNGEKLSVVIPFVFYHGEKEWKLGDRFLDQFVLTKQETEILKDFIPDFKIDLFDLKEVELKKKLESITFQVTLGVVQKIREGDLEFVSHLPGLFSLLLGIEEESKRVAILRKLLLYIYWARDLKPTELKRVLERSKLEQYEELTVTTAERLISEGIQQGVEKGKIEEKLEVAGKMLKKGIDLKTVLEITGFSEKNLKENGIL comes from the coding sequence ATGACCGAAGTGAACAATCCTCACGATCGATTGATTCGAGAAACCTTTCAGGACAAAAAAGAAGCGGCTACTTTTTTCAAAAACACGTTAGCGCCGGAAGTGGTCAAATTACTCGACTTGGAAAATTTGGAATTGACCGAATCGAGCTTTATATCCGAGGAATTAAAACAAGAACAAACAGATCTGCTGTTTCAAATCCCTCTCAAGTCCGGAAACAAGTCGAACGTCTATTTACTTTTCGAACACAAAAGTTATTTAGAAAACACCATCTATATTCAATTATTAGGATATTTAACGGAAATCTATCGAAACCAACAAAGAAATGGAGAGAAGCTATCGGTTGTAATTCCATTCGTGTTCTATCACGGAGAAAAGGAATGGAAATTGGGAGATCGATTTTTGGACCAGTTCGTATTAACAAAACAAGAAACGGAAATTCTAAAAGACTTTATCCCCGATTTTAAAATAGACTTATTCGATCTAAAAGAAGTAGAGTTGAAGAAGAAGTTGGAAAGTATCACTTTTCAAGTCACTTTGGGAGTGGTTCAAAAAATCCGGGAAGGGGATTTGGAATTTGTTTCTCACTTACCGGGGTTATTTTCGCTACTATTAGGAATAGAGGAAGAATCGAAAAGGGTTGCAATCTTACGGAAACTGTTGTTGTATATTTATTGGGCCCGTGATTTAAAACCTACGGAACTCAAAAGAGTTTTGGAAAGATCAAAATTAGAACAATATGAGGAACTAACAGTGACTACAGCGGAGAGACTCATTTCAGAAGGCATACAACAAGGTGTTGAGAAAGGCAAGATTGAAGAAAAATTGGAGGTTGCCGGTAAAATGTTAAAGAAAGGAATTGATCTAAAGACCGTTTTAGAAATTACAGGATTCTCCGAAAAAAACCTGAAAGAAAATGGAATTCTTTAA